In the genome of Flavobacterium panacagri, one region contains:
- a CDS encoding alpha-N-arabinofuranosidase, protein MKKAVLITFLITFCSQLNFAQTTITIKNTADAPTIDKNIYGHFAEHLGRCIYGGFFVGDTSKIPNTNGVRNDIIKALKELKIPNLRWPGGCFADTYHWKDGIGPKEQRPTIVNKWWGGVTEDNSFGTHDFLNMCELLGAEPYLSGNVGSGTVQELADWVQYTNFSGKSPMSDLRQKNGRKEPWKVKYWGIGNEAWGCGGNMTAEYYAGEYRKYATFMSDWENTGGITRIASGSNSSDYNWTEVLMKGIPLNMLGGVGVHHYAVIDWGKKGDDRNFTEEGYFKTMQSALKMEELVTKHSAIMDKYDPKKKVAMIVDEWGGWYEVEKGTNPGFLYQQNTMRDAVLAGATLNIFNNHSDRVRMANLAQCVNVLQAVILTDKAKMIVTPTYHVMKMYSVHQDAKLLPVSFTSPDYTFNGEKLPAVSASASKDKNGAIHISLVNVDAKNKNKIEIDVNNLGVKNFTGTVITSAKLQDYNSFESPNKIVPTAFKGFENKKGKLEITIPPFSVVVLEGK, encoded by the coding sequence ATGAAAAAAGCAGTTTTAATTACATTTCTTATTACGTTTTGCAGTCAGTTAAATTTCGCGCAGACCACAATTACCATTAAAAATACGGCCGATGCGCCAACAATTGACAAAAATATTTACGGTCATTTTGCAGAGCATTTAGGACGTTGTATTTATGGAGGATTTTTTGTGGGTGATACTTCGAAAATTCCAAATACAAACGGAGTAAGAAATGATATTATTAAGGCTTTAAAAGAGTTGAAAATTCCAAATTTACGATGGCCGGGAGGCTGTTTTGCTGATACTTACCATTGGAAAGACGGAATCGGACCAAAAGAACAAAGACCAACTATTGTAAACAAATGGTGGGGGGGCGTAACCGAAGACAACAGTTTTGGAACACACGATTTCCTGAATATGTGTGAACTTTTAGGAGCAGAACCTTATTTATCTGGAAACGTAGGAAGCGGAACAGTTCAGGAATTAGCCGACTGGGTTCAGTACACAAACTTCAGTGGTAAAAGTCCGATGAGTGATTTACGTCAAAAAAATGGAAGAAAAGAACCTTGGAAAGTCAAATACTGGGGAATTGGAAATGAAGCATGGGGATGCGGAGGAAATATGACCGCAGAATATTATGCAGGAGAATATCGCAAATATGCCACTTTCATGTCAGACTGGGAAAATACTGGAGGAATCACACGTATTGCTTCAGGATCAAACAGCTCTGATTACAATTGGACAGAAGTTTTAATGAAAGGCATTCCACTAAATATGTTAGGCGGAGTGGGAGTTCACCATTATGCTGTAATTGACTGGGGTAAAAAAGGAGACGATAGAAATTTTACTGAAGAAGGATATTTCAAAACGATGCAGTCGGCTCTAAAAATGGAAGAATTAGTTACCAAACATTCAGCTATTATGGACAAATACGATCCAAAGAAAAAAGTAGCCATGATTGTTGACGAATGGGGAGGCTGGTATGAAGTAGAAAAAGGAACGAATCCAGGATTTTTATATCAGCAGAATACCATGCGTGATGCTGTTTTAGCTGGAGCAACACTAAATATTTTCAATAATCATTCTGATAGAGTTCGTATGGCAAACTTAGCGCAATGTGTTAATGTGTTACAAGCCGTAATCCTTACAGATAAAGCTAAAATGATTGTGACGCCAACCTATCATGTTATGAAAATGTACAGTGTTCATCAGGATGCTAAATTGCTGCCAGTAAGTTTTACATCACCAGATTATACATTTAACGGAGAAAAACTTCCAGCAGTTTCAGCATCAGCATCAAAAGATAAAAATGGAGCGATTCATATTTCATTAGTGAATGTGGATGCAAAAAATAAGAACAAAATCGAAATTGATGTAAACAATTTGGGCGTGAAAAACTTCACAGGAACTGTAATAACATCAGCTAAATTACAAGATTACAATTCATTCGAATCACCAAATAAAATTGTTCCAACAGCTTTTAAAGGTTTTGAAAACAAAAAAGGAAAACTTGAAATCACAATTCCTCCTTTTTCAGTAGTTGTTTTAGAAGGAAAATAA
- a CDS encoding arabinan endo-1,5-alpha-L-arabinosidase, with protein MKKQNFNLKIIPFIGFFMAAVLLTSCSKDDPALEEPDPPVVVDPPVVTPTFNGPTYADNYTSFAGWANRSQWNLANVHDPSVEKSGEYYYMYQTDASYGNAHDGNGHFFYRRSKDLISWEFMGPSMLQAPAWVKDSLNNKRARMNPALPPITNPSYGFWAPCVRKVGNVFRMYYSIVVTNPITGTDTNTSWTERAFIGLAETTDLASNNWEDKGMVVCSEPDGVKSYIRNGGNDWDAYFKFNAIDPSFIETPEGEQYLIYGSWHSGIAALKLNPITGKPDKLKTIDDYGVRIAGRGNVNTNRWQALEGPEIIYNPDTQYYYLFLAYDELSVAYNTRVARSKNILGPYVTNTGMSITNGAECYPLVTHPYQFKNHTGWVGFAHCAIFQNPTTKQWFYASQARLPEGVAGINVSNAVMMGHVHGIQWTEDGWPVIEPERYAGVPTTTFAEGNLVGTWEQITMNYQYKTMQKAVTIFLTADKKVSGDITGTWSYDSAKKIATINGVKCNVVDAWDWESATRKVTLSYTGINSAGLAVWGKKIN; from the coding sequence ATGAAAAAACAAAACTTCAATTTAAAAATCATTCCTTTCATCGGATTTTTTATGGCAGCGGTTTTATTAACTAGTTGTTCCAAAGACGATCCTGCGTTGGAAGAACCAGATCCGCCAGTAGTAGTTGATCCGCCAGTAGTAACGCCAACATTTAATGGGCCAACTTACGCAGACAATTATACTTCATTTGCAGGATGGGCAAATAGATCACAATGGAATCTGGCAAACGTGCACGATCCCTCAGTAGAAAAATCAGGAGAATATTATTATATGTATCAAACCGATGCTTCGTACGGAAATGCACATGACGGCAATGGACATTTTTTCTATAGAAGATCAAAAGATTTAATCAGCTGGGAATTTATGGGGCCTTCCATGCTTCAGGCTCCAGCTTGGGTAAAGGATTCTTTAAATAATAAAAGAGCAAGAATGAATCCGGCACTTCCTCCAATAACAAATCCGAGTTACGGATTTTGGGCTCCATGTGTTCGAAAAGTGGGGAATGTTTTCAGAATGTATTACAGCATTGTGGTTACGAATCCAATTACTGGAACCGACACTAACACATCTTGGACAGAGCGTGCTTTTATAGGTTTGGCGGAAACAACGGATTTAGCTTCTAATAACTGGGAGGATAAAGGAATGGTAGTTTGTTCAGAACCAGACGGTGTAAAAAGTTATATTCGAAATGGAGGAAACGACTGGGATGCTTATTTTAAATTCAACGCCATTGATCCGAGTTTTATTGAAACCCCAGAAGGCGAACAATATCTAATCTATGGTTCTTGGCATTCGGGAATTGCTGCTTTGAAATTAAATCCAATAACAGGAAAACCGGATAAACTAAAAACGATAGATGATTACGGAGTTCGAATTGCAGGCCGAGGAAATGTAAATACCAACCGCTGGCAGGCACTTGAAGGACCTGAAATTATCTACAATCCAGACACACAATATTATTATTTGTTTTTGGCCTATGACGAATTATCAGTTGCTTATAACACCCGTGTAGCCCGTTCCAAAAACATTCTTGGTCCATACGTGACTAATACAGGAATGAGTATTACAAACGGTGCTGAATGTTATCCGTTAGTAACACATCCATATCAATTTAAAAACCATACCGGCTGGGTTGGATTTGCGCATTGTGCTATTTTTCAAAATCCGACAACCAAACAATGGTTTTACGCTTCGCAGGCACGTTTACCAGAAGGAGTTGCAGGAATTAATGTTTCAAATGCTGTCATGATGGGACATGTTCACGGTATTCAATGGACAGAAGACGGCTGGCCTGTAATAGAACCAGAACGTTATGCGGGTGTGCCAACAACAACTTTTGCAGAGGGAAATCTCGTAGGAACTTGGGAACAAATCACGATGAATTACCAATACAAAACCATGCAGAAAGCAGTTACGATTTTTTTAACTGCCGATAAAAAAGTAAGCGGTGATATAACAGGAACATGGTCTTATGATTCAGCAAAAAAAATTGCAACTATAAACGGAGTGAAATGTAATGTAGTCGATGCGTGGGATTGGGAATCGGCAACCAGAAAAGTGACATTAAGTTATACAGGAATCAACAGTGCGGGATTAGCTGTTTGGGGTAAAAAAATAAACTAA
- a CDS encoding glycoside hydrolase family 43 protein, which translates to MRNLLKSLSILSLIISCKTIAQVDPSKFNNPIIKDKYTGDPAAFVYKDKVYLYAGHDEAPNDFHFYKMNEWLVYSSSDMKKWESHPVPLKVTDFKWAKSDAWASQVIERNGKFYWYVTVEHSSVQGKSIGVAVADNPLGPFKDALGKALITNDMTKFSDISWDDIDPTVFIDVDGQAYLFWGNTACHYAKLKENMTEIDGEIHHIKMPNFTEAPWIHKNKDWYYLSYAYEFPEKIAYAMSKSITGPWEFKGILNEIAGNSNTNHQSIIEFKGQWYFIYHNGASIPHGGSFRRSVCVDKLFYNKDGTMKRVVMTSEGIQ; encoded by the coding sequence ATGAGGAATTTACTTAAAAGCCTGTCCATTTTGTCTTTAATTATTTCGTGTAAAACCATTGCTCAAGTCGATCCATCTAAATTTAATAATCCAATTATTAAAGATAAATATACGGGAGATCCAGCAGCATTTGTTTATAAAGATAAAGTGTACTTATATGCTGGTCATGATGAAGCGCCAAATGATTTTCATTTTTATAAGATGAATGAATGGCTGGTGTATTCTTCTTCTGATATGAAAAAATGGGAATCGCATCCTGTGCCTTTAAAAGTAACTGATTTCAAGTGGGCAAAAAGTGATGCCTGGGCTTCGCAGGTAATAGAAAGAAACGGAAAATTTTATTGGTATGTAACAGTTGAACACAGTTCTGTACAAGGAAAATCGATTGGAGTTGCTGTTGCAGATAATCCGCTCGGCCCTTTTAAAGATGCATTAGGAAAAGCGCTAATTACCAACGATATGACCAAATTCAGCGATATAAGCTGGGACGATATTGATCCAACAGTCTTTATTGATGTTGATGGTCAAGCCTATCTATTTTGGGGAAATACTGCCTGTCATTACGCCAAATTAAAAGAAAATATGACCGAAATAGACGGAGAAATCCATCATATAAAAATGCCGAATTTTACCGAAGCACCATGGATTCACAAAAACAAAGACTGGTATTATTTATCATATGCTTACGAATTTCCTGAAAAGATTGCCTATGCAATGAGTAAATCGATTACAGGGCCATGGGAGTTTAAAGGAATTTTAAATGAAATCGCTGGAAACAGCAATACCAACCATCAATCTATAATTGAGTTTAAAGGACAGTGGTATTTCATTTATCATAATGGAGCGTCAATTCCGCATGGAGGAAGTTTTAGAAGATCGGTTTGTGTAGATAAATTATTTTATAACAAGGACGGAACTATGAAAAGAGTTGTGATGACATCTGAGGGAATTCAGTAA
- a CDS encoding arabinan endo-1,5-alpha-L-arabinosidase produces the protein MVHKNIKYTILIFLMLITSVVMAQEIVVHDPVVIKQKDTYYLFCTGKGISVFSSKDLKKWNPEAQVFKEKPVWADGVATDFKNHIWAPDISFHNNTYYLYYSVSAFAKNTSAIGVATNTTLDSKDKNYKWVDQGIVIQSQPNRDMWNAIDPNLVFDENNTPWLSFGSFWEGLKLVKLNSDLKSIAEPQEWHTIAKRKRSFELADSDPGDGALEAPFIFKKNGYYYQFLSWDLCCRGEKSTYKVVVGRSKSVKGPYLDKEGKTLDQGGGSLVVQGDENYFGVGHNSAYTFDGKDYIFYHAYEKKTNGTPRLVVKEIKWDADLWPVLK, from the coding sequence ATGGTTCACAAAAACATAAAATATACAATTTTGATTTTTCTAATGCTGATCACTTCGGTAGTTATGGCACAGGAAATTGTAGTACACGATCCCGTTGTTATAAAGCAAAAAGATACTTATTACCTCTTTTGTACCGGAAAAGGAATCAGTGTTTTCAGTTCTAAAGATTTAAAAAAATGGAATCCAGAGGCACAGGTTTTCAAAGAAAAACCCGTTTGGGCAGATGGGGTTGCCACCGATTTTAAAAATCATATTTGGGCGCCAGATATTTCGTTTCACAATAATACTTATTATTTATATTATTCAGTTTCCGCCTTCGCGAAAAATACTTCGGCGATTGGCGTTGCGACTAATACTACTTTAGATTCAAAAGATAAAAATTACAAATGGGTAGATCAGGGTATTGTGATTCAATCGCAGCCAAATCGTGATATGTGGAATGCCATTGACCCGAATTTGGTTTTTGATGAAAACAATACACCCTGGCTTTCTTTTGGTTCTTTTTGGGAAGGATTGAAATTAGTGAAGCTAAATTCTGACTTAAAGTCTATTGCAGAACCACAGGAATGGCATACGATTGCAAAACGTAAAAGATCGTTCGAATTAGCAGACTCAGATCCTGGAGATGGCGCGCTTGAAGCTCCTTTTATCTTTAAAAAAAATGGTTATTACTATCAATTTCTTTCTTGGGATTTATGCTGCCGCGGAGAAAAAAGCACTTATAAAGTGGTTGTTGGAAGATCTAAAAGTGTAAAGGGACCTTATTTAGATAAAGAAGGAAAAACACTTGATCAGGGTGGCGGAAGTTTAGTCGTCCAAGGTGATGAAAATTATTTTGGCGTAGGCCATAACAGCGCTTACACTTTTGATGGAAAAGACTACATATTTTATCATGCTTACGAAAAGAAAACCAATGGAACACCAAGATTGGTGGTCAAAGAAATTAAATGGGATGCCGATTTATGGCCTGTTTTAAAATAG
- a CDS encoding glycoside hydrolase family 127 protein, with the protein MKKYNLPIFISLLILASCKEIKNDVVQNKTSVLKAGYEIEPVNIQNVKLTDSFWLPIIKRVQEITIEYAIKKCDEEGRFENFLIAGKQKTGKVRGDMPFDDTDVYKIIEGASNTLISAPNPKLERVLDSMIAIVKIGQEPDGYITTWRTINPAKPPAPWVPVIEGKRWESLQISHELYNPGHLIEAAIVHYEATGKTNFLDIAIKAADMLVRTFGDNPGQVQGVPGHQIVETGLLKLYQITGKEDYLKLAKYYLDNRGNPKNHKLYGEYAQDHMPVIEQKEAVGHAVRAVYMYAGMTDIVALTKDKAYENAVNNLWENMVNKKMYITGGIGSRHDGEAFGVNYELPNLTAYNETCAAIGDVYWNHRLHSLYGKSQYFDVIERTMYNGLISGISLDGKQFFYPNALEADGIYKSNRGSCTRQAWFDCSCCPTNLIRFIPSIPGLIYSKTKNDLYVNLYASNQASFTLGKTDLQISQQTSYPWNGKVGISVNPKKESKFTIKLRVPGWARNEVLPGDLYAYKKASNQKPTITVNGEIVAIEPENGYFNVTRNWKKGDKIALNFPMEVQEVETNSKVETNKNKVSLEYGPLVYAIEEIDNKTNFDKIDISASDTFKVRKEMNLLQGVNVIENSKFKAIPYYSWSNRGVGKMKVWIDFRN; encoded by the coding sequence ATGAAGAAATACAATTTACCAATTTTCATATCACTTCTTATTTTGGCTTCTTGTAAAGAAATCAAAAATGATGTGGTGCAAAATAAAACATCAGTTTTAAAAGCAGGTTATGAAATCGAACCAGTTAACATTCAAAATGTAAAACTAACAGATTCTTTTTGGCTGCCAATTATCAAGAGAGTACAGGAAATTACGATCGAATATGCCATCAAAAAATGTGATGAAGAAGGCCGTTTTGAGAATTTTTTAATTGCTGGAAAACAAAAAACAGGGAAAGTTAGAGGTGATATGCCTTTTGATGATACTGATGTTTATAAGATAATTGAAGGAGCATCAAATACTTTAATCAGTGCTCCAAATCCAAAATTAGAAAGAGTGCTGGATTCGATGATTGCGATTGTAAAAATTGGCCAGGAACCAGATGGCTATATTACAACGTGGAGAACTATAAATCCTGCGAAACCACCTGCACCATGGGTGCCTGTAATAGAAGGAAAGCGTTGGGAATCTTTGCAGATCAGCCATGAATTGTACAATCCGGGGCATTTGATCGAAGCAGCAATCGTACATTATGAAGCAACAGGAAAAACCAATTTTCTGGATATTGCCATAAAAGCAGCAGATATGCTGGTAAGAACTTTTGGTGATAACCCAGGACAAGTCCAAGGTGTTCCAGGACATCAGATTGTAGAAACGGGATTGTTGAAATTATACCAGATTACAGGAAAAGAAGATTATCTGAAATTGGCAAAATATTATCTGGACAATCGCGGAAATCCAAAAAATCACAAATTATATGGAGAATATGCTCAGGATCACATGCCAGTTATAGAACAAAAAGAAGCTGTTGGGCACGCCGTTCGAGCTGTTTATATGTATGCAGGAATGACAGATATTGTGGCGTTGACGAAAGACAAAGCTTATGAAAATGCCGTAAATAATTTATGGGAAAACATGGTAAACAAAAAAATGTACATCACAGGTGGAATTGGTTCTAGACATGATGGCGAAGCTTTTGGAGTAAACTATGAATTACCAAACTTAACAGCTTACAACGAAACTTGTGCGGCAATTGGAGATGTGTATTGGAATCATAGATTACACAGTTTATACGGAAAATCACAGTATTTTGATGTGATCGAAAGAACGATGTACAACGGATTAATTTCAGGAATTTCGCTTGACGGAAAACAATTTTTCTATCCAAATGCCTTAGAAGCAGATGGTATTTATAAATCTAACAGAGGTTCCTGCACACGTCAGGCATGGTTTGATTGTTCCTGTTGTCCGACTAATTTGATTCGTTTTATACCGTCAATTCCGGGATTAATTTATTCAAAAACGAAGAATGATTTATATGTGAACTTATATGCTTCAAACCAAGCTTCTTTCACATTAGGTAAAACCGATTTACAGATTTCACAGCAGACTTCTTATCCTTGGAACGGAAAAGTGGGCATTTCTGTAAATCCTAAAAAAGAAAGCAAATTCACTATTAAACTTCGCGTTCCAGGCTGGGCTAGGAATGAAGTTTTGCCAGGAGATTTATATGCATATAAGAAAGCTTCAAATCAAAAGCCAACAATTACTGTAAATGGAGAAATAGTGGCTATTGAGCCCGAAAATGGTTATTTCAACGTAACAAGAAACTGGAAAAAAGGAGACAAAATAGCGCTTAATTTCCCAATGGAAGTTCAGGAAGTAGAAACGAATTCTAAGGTAGAAACCAATAAAAATAAAGTCTCTTTAGAATATGGTCCATTAGTCTATGCGATTGAAGAAATTGACAATAAAACCAATTTTGATAAAATTGATATTTCGGCTTCGGATACTTTTAAAGTGAGAAAAGAAATGAATTTATTGCAAGGCGTAAATGTTATAGAAAATTCAAAATTTAAAGCTATTCCGTATTATTCTTGGTCAAATCGTGGTGTAGGAAAGATGAAGGTGTGGATTGATTTTAGAAACTGA
- a CDS encoding glycoside hydrolase family 43 protein yields MQTNILKNLVLSAAVFVSVSSCTDKKAEKKLSEEVTITKTNLTNKPIVLQRADPFIYKHTDGYYYFTGSVPTYDAIELRRAKSIDQLQKAETFRVWEKHKSGPMSRHVWAPEIHYLDGKWYVYFAASEEDDIWRLRPYVLECKGQDPLHDKWIELGQMQAADADPKSFTDFSLDGTVFEHKNKRYFCWAEKTGGQFAASNLYLAEMESPIKLKTVQFMLTTPDYDWERVGFWVNEGPAVIKNKGKIYITFSASATGSCYSMGMMEADENADLLDRNSWKKSRYPVLKTNEAKKIYGPGHNSFTVDENGEPLLIYHARDYEKAVGDPKVVPATDKRPLKEIIADPLYDPNRHARMLQVKFDENGTPIFKFN; encoded by the coding sequence ATGCAAACAAACATATTAAAAAATCTGGTGCTTTCTGCCGCTGTTTTTGTAAGTGTTTCTTCCTGCACGGATAAAAAAGCAGAAAAAAAGTTGTCTGAAGAAGTGACTATTACAAAAACAAACTTAACAAACAAACCTATTGTGTTGCAAAGAGCAGATCCTTTTATCTATAAACATACAGATGGATACTACTATTTTACAGGATCGGTACCTACCTATGACGCTATTGAGTTAAGACGTGCAAAGTCTATTGATCAACTTCAAAAGGCTGAAACCTTTAGGGTATGGGAAAAACATAAAAGCGGACCGATGAGCCGTCATGTTTGGGCTCCTGAAATTCATTATTTAGACGGAAAATGGTACGTGTATTTTGCAGCAAGCGAAGAAGACGATATTTGGAGATTGAGACCTTATGTTTTGGAATGTAAAGGTCAGGATCCATTACATGACAAGTGGATTGAACTTGGGCAAATGCAGGCAGCTGATGCAGATCCAAAAAGCTTCACAGATTTTTCTCTTGACGGGACTGTATTTGAGCATAAAAATAAACGCTATTTCTGTTGGGCAGAAAAAACAGGTGGGCAATTCGCGGCTTCTAATTTGTATTTAGCCGAAATGGAATCACCCATAAAACTAAAAACAGTTCAATTCATGCTAACAACTCCTGATTATGATTGGGAACGTGTAGGTTTTTGGGTAAATGAAGGCCCTGCAGTTATTAAAAACAAAGGTAAAATTTACATTACTTTTTCAGCAAGTGCTACTGGTTCTTGTTACAGTATGGGAATGATGGAAGCAGATGAAAATGCTGATTTACTAGACAGAAATTCATGGAAAAAATCCAGATATCCAGTATTAAAAACCAATGAAGCAAAAAAAATTTATGGCCCAGGGCATAACTCATTCACCGTAGATGAGAATGGAGAGCCTTTACTGATTTATCATGCAAGGGATTATGAAAAAGCTGTTGGTGATCCAAAAGTTGTGCCTGCGACAGATAAAAGACCGTTGAAAGAAATTATTGCAGACCCTTTATATGATCCTAATCGTCATGCGAGAATGCTGCAAGTAAAATTTGATGAAAACGGTACGCCAATATTTAAATTTAACTAA
- a CDS encoding ribulokinase, whose translation MKNYVIGLDYGTDSVRAVLIDAENGQELASNVSHYKRWKNKQYCDASINQFRQHPLDHIEGLEITIQNVVKESKVDPSLVKGICIDTTGSSPVPVTKDGTPLALTKGFEENPNAMMVLWKDHTSINEANEINELAVSWGGEDVTKYVGGIYSSEWFWAKILHIAREDEAVRNAAHTWMEHCDLMTYLLIEDKDLKTFKRSRCAAGHKAMWHTDWNGLPPVEFLEKLHPYLAQLRGNLYDETYTSDLVAGKLSKEWADRLGLSTETVVAVGTFDAHSGAVGAKIEENALVRVMGTSTCDILVGSYDEVGTKTVRGICGQVDGSVIPGFIGLEAGQSAFGDLLAWYKELLMWPTEHLLQTSSVLNDAQKEQLREEFSDKLIVELTKEAEKIPVSESLPIALDWINGRRTPDANQELKSAISNLSLGTKAPHIFKALVNAICFGAKKIVDRFEEEGVKIDSVIGIGGVARKSPFIMQTLANVLNKPIKIAASDQTPALGAAIYAAVAAGIYPNVIEASQKIGSDFDGEYFPQTDKVEAYHKLLLGYEKLSAFADPNLKISQHELSL comes from the coding sequence ATGAAAAATTATGTAATAGGATTGGACTACGGAACAGATTCTGTTCGCGCGGTGCTGATAGACGCTGAAAATGGACAGGAGTTGGCATCCAATGTTTCTCATTACAAAAGATGGAAAAACAAGCAATATTGTGACGCCTCTATAAACCAATTTCGCCAGCATCCTTTGGATCACATCGAAGGTTTGGAAATTACAATTCAAAATGTAGTTAAAGAAAGTAAAGTTGATCCTTCATTAGTAAAAGGAATTTGTATTGATACTACTGGATCTTCTCCAGTTCCAGTTACAAAAGACGGAACGCCATTAGCATTGACAAAAGGTTTTGAAGAAAACCCAAATGCGATGATGGTTTTATGGAAAGACCATACTTCAATAAATGAAGCAAACGAAATCAATGAACTGGCAGTAAGCTGGGGCGGAGAAGACGTAACAAAATACGTTGGAGGAATTTATTCTTCGGAATGGTTTTGGGCAAAAATCCTTCACATTGCAAGAGAAGACGAAGCGGTTCGAAATGCAGCACACACTTGGATGGAGCACTGCGATTTAATGACGTATTTGTTAATTGAAGATAAAGATTTAAAAACGTTCAAAAGAAGCCGTTGTGCAGCAGGACATAAAGCCATGTGGCACACAGACTGGAACGGATTGCCACCAGTTGAGTTCTTAGAAAAATTACATCCCTATTTAGCACAGCTTCGCGGAAATTTATACGATGAAACGTATACATCAGATTTAGTTGCCGGAAAACTAAGCAAAGAATGGGCAGACCGTTTAGGACTTTCGACTGAAACAGTTGTAGCTGTTGGAACTTTCGATGCGCATTCTGGAGCGGTTGGAGCTAAAATCGAAGAGAATGCTTTAGTTCGTGTTATGGGAACTTCAACCTGCGATATTCTAGTGGGTTCTTATGATGAAGTGGGAACAAAAACAGTTCGCGGAATCTGCGGACAAGTTGATGGTTCTGTAATTCCAGGCTTTATTGGTCTTGAAGCAGGACAATCTGCTTTTGGCGATTTATTGGCTTGGTACAAAGAACTTTTAATGTGGCCGACAGAGCATTTATTACAAACTTCTTCTGTTTTAAATGATGCTCAAAAAGAACAGTTAAGAGAAGAATTCAGCGATAAATTAATCGTGGAATTAACGAAAGAAGCGGAGAAAATCCCTGTTTCAGAAAGTCTTCCAATTGCTTTAGACTGGATTAACGGGCGACGAACTCCAGATGCCAACCAAGAATTAAAAAGCGCGATTTCAAACCTTTCTTTAGGAACAAAAGCACCTCATATTTTTAAAGCTTTAGTAAACGCAATCTGTTTTGGAGCGAAGAAAATTGTAGACCGTTTTGAAGAAGAAGGCGTAAAAATTGACAGCGTAATCGGTATCGGTGGTGTTGCTAGAAAATCTCCTTTCATTATGCAGACTTTGGCTAACGTTTTAAACAAGCCAATTAAAATTGCAGCTTCAGACCAGACTCCTGCTTTAGGAGCGGCAATTTACGCAGCCGTTGCAGCTGGAATTTATCCAAACGTAATTGAAGCAAGCCAGAAAATAGGAAGTGATTTTGATGGAGAATATTTCCCTCAAACAGACAAAGTTGAAGCCTATCATAAACTGCTTTTAGGGTACGAAAAATTAAGTGCTTTTGCAGATCCAAACTTAAAAATATCGCAACATGAGCTCTCTTTATAA
- a CDS encoding L-ribulose-5-phosphate 4-epimerase, with amino-acid sequence MSSLYKDLKQECYEANMQLNALNLVVYTFGNVSAVDRKNGVFAIKPSGVPYEDLKPEDIVIVDFDNNVIEGTMRPSSDTKTHAYLYKHWPNIGGVAHTHATYSVAWAQSQLDIPIFGTTHADHLTADIPCAPPMADSLIEGNYEHNTGIQILDCFKEKNLSYEEVEMILIGNHGPFAWGKNAAKAVYNSKVLEVVAEMAYLTLQINPNAPRLKDSLIKKHYNRKHGKDSYYGQ; translated from the coding sequence ATGAGCTCTCTTTATAAAGATTTAAAACAAGAATGTTACGAAGCCAATATGCAGTTAAATGCATTGAATTTGGTAGTATACACTTTTGGAAACGTGAGCGCCGTGGATAGAAAAAATGGTGTTTTTGCCATTAAACCGAGCGGTGTTCCGTACGAAGATTTAAAACCAGAAGATATCGTAATTGTCGATTTTGATAATAATGTTATTGAAGGAACCATGCGTCCGTCGTCTGACACAAAAACGCATGCTTATTTATACAAACATTGGCCAAATATTGGAGGTGTTGCGCATACGCACGCAACCTATTCTGTTGCTTGGGCACAATCTCAATTGGATATTCCAATTTTCGGAACAACACACGCCGATCATTTAACGGCTGATATTCCGTGCGCACCACCAATGGCAGATTCTCTTATCGAAGGAAACTACGAACACAATACTGGAATTCAGATTTTAGATTGTTTCAAAGAAAAAAATCTTTCTTATGAAGAAGTGGAAATGATTTTGATTGGAAATCACGGGCCATTTGCATGGGGAAAAAACGCTGCAAAAGCAGTTTACAACAGTAAAGTTCTAGAAGTTGTGGCAGAAATGGCGTACCTGACTTTACAAATCAACCCAAACGCGCCAAGATTAAAAGATTCATTAATTAAGAAACATTACAACCGCAAACACGGAAAAGATTCGTATTACGGACAGTAA